The sequence AAGGTCACGCCACGCTGCCCCTGGTATTTCCCGCCACGATCACGGTATGAGGTTTCGCACTCTTCATCCGACTCGAGGAACAGCATCTGCGCCACCCCTTCGTTGGCGTAGATCTTCGCCGGCAGCGTAGTCGTGTTGGAGAACTCCAGCGTCACGTGGCCCTCCCACTCGGGCTCGAGCGGCGTCACGTTGACGATGATGCCGCAGCGGGCATAGGTGCTCTTGCCGAGACAGATGGTCAGGACATTGCGCGGAATACGGAAGTATTCGACGGTGCGCGCCAGGGCAAAGGAGTTCGGCGGGATGATGCAGACGTCGCTCTTGATGTCGACGAAGCTCTTCTCGTCGAAGTTCTTCGGATCGACCGTGG comes from Stutzerimonas stutzeri and encodes:
- the dcd gene encoding dCTP deaminase codes for the protein MSIKSDKWIRRMAQEHGMIEPYVERQVRTEGNERLISYGVSSYGYDVRCADEFKVFTNINSATVDPKNFDEKSFVDIKSDVCIIPPNSFALARTVEYFRIPRNVLTICLGKSTYARCGIIVNVTPLEPEWEGHVTLEFSNTTTLPAKIYANEGVAQMLFLESDEECETSYRDRGGKYQGQRGVTLPKA